A window of the Candidatus Bathyarchaeia archaeon genome harbors these coding sequences:
- a CDS encoding Lrp/AsnC ligand binding domain-containing protein, translated as MATQMKGMYHIFIFIDTDPTKDVKVEEQLLKIKEIAEVHVVSGQYDILAVADIDLHGKAIFSTVQELSQELIEKIRKIHGVRDTNTLVPFLSMSKHRE; from the coding sequence ATGGCAACCCAAATGAAAGGCATGTACCACATCTTCATATTCATCGACACAGACCCCACAAAAGACGTCAAAGTCGAAGAACAACTCCTGAAAATAAAAGAAATCGCCGAAGTCCATGTCGTCTCAGGCCAATACGACATACTAGCCGTCGCCGACATAGACCTCCACGGCAAAGCCATCTTCTCCACAGTACAAGAACTCTCACAAGAACTAATCGAAAAAATCAGAAAAATCCACGGCGTAAGAGACACAAACACACTAGTACCCTTCCTGTCCATGTCAAAACACCGAGAATAA
- a CDS encoding NosD domain-containing protein translates to MGQSDGLRVHNLNTTRSYSTIQEAINAVETLGGHVISVDSGVYRERVSVNKSLSIVGQDRSSTIIDGFGGTVVHVTSNDTEIRDLTVRNGTFGILVERSEDVRLVGNVVSEGSYGIRIYHSKNVQVVGNRVSGFRFFGIELDSSGNSFLRNNQMMSNRYNFGVDGNSLTDFLNDIDESNTVNGKAVRYLINQRGLVVDSSGFEDVGFIGLVNSTRITVEELDVRNNKQGLLFAFVTDSSIVGVNAVDNWNGVYVAHSKNVSVSWVTANYNFDYGIKFFNSSRSVAISNNVDSNGWGGIGLFKSSGSLLDKNEANFNSYNLHIVFTNNSVITRNNASGLSPEKPGSYSIAVYYSHNSRIFHNAFSTTLLFVESRNGSRIVPKNKWDNGVEGNYWLYYGGRDSNLDGIGDTVYRVGENNTDSFPLKGRFWDFIVLLGGRLHSLTLISNSSAARLDWNATGTRISLAVSGRNGTLGFSRVALPKGFVQSIELGSLNFVIDGLKPTLVRNWSDSVYYYWYFSYIHSAAPLPETSDSWLIYAFGVSALLLSAGLVIFIALRKRRARLK, encoded by the coding sequence GTGGGGCAGTCTGATGGTTTGCGGGTGCATAACCTGAACACGACTCGCAGTTACTCGACAATTCAAGAGGCCATTAATGCTGTTGAGACTTTGGGCGGTCATGTGATTAGTGTGGATTCTGGGGTTTATCGTGAGCGTGTGTCTGTGAATAAGTCTTTGTCGATTGTTGGTCAAGATCGAAGTTCGACGATTATTGATGGTTTCGGCGGAACCGTGGTTCATGTAACGTCTAATGATACGGAGATCAGGGATCTTACTGTGCGAAACGGAACGTTTGGGATTTTGGTTGAGCGTTCCGAAGATGTTCGCCTTGTTGGTAACGTGGTGTCCGAAGGGTCGTATGGCATTCGGATCTACCATTCAAAGAACGTGCAGGTTGTTGGAAACCGTGTGAGTGGATTTCGATTTTTTGGCATTGAACTCGATTCTTCTGGAAACAGTTTTCTTAGGAATAATCAGATGATGAGCAATAGGTACAATTTTGGTGTTGATGGGAACTCGCTTACTGATTTTCTCAATGACATTGATGAGTCTAACACCGTGAACGGCAAGGCGGTTCGTTATTTGATCAATCAGCGTGGGTTGGTTGTTGACTCTTCTGGTTTTGAGGATGTGGGTTTCATCGGTTTAGTTAACTCCACGAGGATTACTGTTGAGGAGCTTGATGTGCGGAATAATAAGCAGGGTCTTCTGTTCGCTTTTGTGACGGACTCGTCGATTGTGGGTGTTAACGCGGTTGATAATTGGAATGGTGTTTATGTGGCGCATTCGAAGAATGTTTCTGTGAGTTGGGTTACCGCGAATTATAATTTTGATTATGGGATTAAGTTCTTTAATTCGTCTCGTTCGGTTGCTATCAGTAACAATGTGGACAGTAATGGTTGGGGTGGTATTGGTCTTTTCAAATCGTCTGGGTCACTTCTGGATAAGAATGAGGCGAATTTCAATTCTTATAACTTGCACATTGTGTTCACGAATAACTCTGTGATAACTCGTAACAATGCGTCTGGTCTTTCTCCGGAAAAACCTGGTAGCTATAGCATAGCTGTTTACTATTCGCATAACAGTCGCATTTTTCACAATGCGTTCTCAACCACTTTGCTGTTTGTCGAGTCGAGGAATGGGTCGAGGATTGTGCCGAAGAATAAGTGGGATAATGGTGTTGAAGGGAATTATTGGTTGTATTATGGTGGGCGGGATAGTAACCTTGATGGAATTGGCGACACTGTTTACAGGGTTGGAGAAAATAACACTGACAGTTTTCCTCTTAAGGGGAGGTTTTGGGATTTTATCGTGCTTCTTGGAGGCAGGTTGCATAGTCTCACTTTGATATCCAATTCGTCTGCGGCTCGCTTGGATTGGAACGCGACGGGGACAAGAATAAGTTTAGCCGTGAGTGGGCGGAATGGGACTTTGGGTTTTAGTCGTGTTGCCCTTCCAAAAGGATTCGTCCAGAGTATTGAGCTTGGCAGCCTGAATTTTGTTATTGATGGTCTGAAGCCTACGTTGGTTCGTAATTGGAGCGATAGCGTTTATTATTACTGGTATTTTTCGTACATTCATTCAGCTGCGCCTTTGCCTGAAACCTCTGACTCGTGGCTTATCTATGCGTTTGGAGTGTCAGCGCTCTTGTTGTCCGCTGGATTAGTGATTTTTATAGCTCTTAGAAAGCGGCGGGCACGGTTAAAATGA
- a CDS encoding DUF2283 domain-containing protein has protein sequence MRVEYDREADILYIKVKDSKIVDTRILGEDVYVDISEDGNFVGIEIWKASQNAILQYQKTSLKN, from the coding sequence ATGAGAGTAGAATACGACAGAGAAGCTGACATACTGTATATTAAGGTCAAGGACTCCAAAATAGTTGACACACGCATACTAGGCGAAGACGTTTACGTAGACATTAGCGAGGATGGAAACTTTGTTGGAATAGAAATCTGGAAAGCTTCTCAAAACGCAATACTACAATATCAAAAGACATCGCTAAAGAACTAA
- a CDS encoding type II toxin-antitoxin system RelE/ParE family toxin, translating into MPKYGVIAHRRVLRFIRDLKDENLKNVVKDALTKLEDYPAALREMDVEKIKGLERAFRIRIGKYRIIFHVDKTEKTIYVTHAEARKRVYEKLG; encoded by the coding sequence GTGCCTAAATACGGTGTGATTGCTCATCGAAGAGTTCTTAGGTTCATTAGAGACTTAAAAGACGAGAACCTTAAAAATGTGGTCAAGGATGCTCTAACAAAACTTGAAGATTACCCCGCAGCATTAAGAGAGATGGATGTTGAAAAGATTAAAGGTTTAGAGAGGGCTTTCAGAATTAGAATAGGGAAATACAGGATAATATTTCATGTCGATAAGACCGAAAAGACGATTTATGTTACACATGCAGAAGCCAGAAAAAGAGTATACGAAAAATTAGGCTAA
- a CDS encoding PIN domain-containing protein, translated as MSSSIKLRALLDTNVFIYAFEVSKSNSNLILNALNQNQFEAIITESAFKEVYQYFRKHHSKKLADQYRIYLFTTCKIVFSHQLQPHFRKYIDEINGKDIEQLTATREFGIKYLVSYDKHFAHIEEYRTPKQFAKILRLQTYLTNY; from the coding sequence TTGAGCAGTAGCATCAAACTTAGAGCGCTCCTGGACACCAACGTCTTCATATATGCTTTCGAAGTTTCAAAATCAAACTCTAACCTCATCTTGAATGCCTTAAACCAAAACCAGTTTGAGGCAATAATTACTGAATCAGCATTCAAAGAGGTTTACCAATACTTTAGGAAACACCACTCCAAAAAATTAGCCGACCAATACCGCATCTATCTCTTCACCACATGCAAAATCGTCTTCTCACATCAGTTACAACCGCACTTCAGGAAATACATTGACGAAATAAACGGCAAAGACATAGAACAGCTTACCGCCACAAGAGAATTCGGTATCAAATACCTCGTTTCATACGATAAACACTTCGCACACATAGAAGAATATAGAACACCCAAACAATTCGCCAAAATTCTACGACTGCAAACATATTTAACGAATTACTAA
- a CDS encoding DUF4258 domain-containing protein, with protein MKNLQRSFKDALAFYERFGMPRENSVSGIVYEIRLRLKRRNVRHTFHALMEEMGERLTAQKVEDALMKGFELVEDYPDDPRGHSCLILGWVAGKPVHVVCAPHEEALMNSDCVCSF; from the coding sequence TTGAAAAATCTGCAGCGAAGCTTCAAGGATGCGTTAGCTTTTTATGAGAGGTTTGGGATGCCACGGGAAAATAGTGTTTCGGGAATTGTTTATGAGATTCGTTTGAGGTTGAAGAGGCGTAATGTACGTCATACATTTCACGCTTTAATGGAAGAAATGGGGGAACGTTTAACGGCTCAGAAGGTTGAAGATGCCTTGATGAAGGGATTTGAGTTGGTTGAGGATTATCCTGATGATCCGAGAGGACATAGCTGCCTAATTTTAGGTTGGGTTGCTGGAAAACCTGTTCATGTGGTTTGCGCCCCTCATGAAGAAGCACTTATGAATAGTGACTGTGTATGTTCCTTCTAG
- a CDS encoding YgiT-type zinc finger protein, protein MKTCYQCGGSVSRKVIDLELEGIIIKDVPAEVCNECKEKYFDTKTATIIQEITSFIKNKKVELSSLAR, encoded by the coding sequence TTGAAAACATGCTATCAATGTGGTGGTTCGGTTTCAAGGAAAGTCATTGATTTGGAGTTAGAGGGCATTATCATTAAGGATGTTCCTGCAGAAGTTTGCAATGAATGTAAGGAAAAATATTTCGACACCAAAACAGCGACAATCATTCAGGAAATAACGTCCTTCATTAAGAACAAGAAGGTTGAGTTGTCTTCATTAGCACGCTGA
- a CDS encoding DUF86 domain-containing protein, with product MVDTEYLRSRIRELREVIGEVKRVTSKQYSGLSLDEKYSLRYHVVVLAEALGSICLHMAMDDFGREPESYSACFKLLEEKGLTSCCEELVKMARLRNILVHRYWTVDDVKVYDFVKGNFKCVEQLIKGVEERYGISV from the coding sequence ATGGTGGATACTGAATATTTGAGAAGCAGAATTAGAGAGTTGCGAGAAGTCATTGGGGAGGTTAAGAGGGTTACGTCAAAGCAATACTCAGGGCTGAGCTTAGATGAAAAGTATTCGTTAAGGTATCATGTTGTAGTCTTGGCTGAAGCACTTGGAAGTATATGTTTACACATGGCCATGGATGATTTTGGTCGTGAGCCTGAGTCGTATTCTGCGTGTTTTAAGCTGTTAGAGGAGAAGGGTCTAACGAGCTGCTGTGAGGAATTGGTCAAAATGGCTAGGTTGAGGAATATACTCGTACATCGGTATTGGACTGTGGACGACGTGAAGGTTTATGATTTCGTTAAAGGGAACTTTAAATGTGTGGAGCAACTCATTAAGGGTGTTGAAGAGAGATATGGAATATCAGTTTGA
- a CDS encoding nucleotidyltransferase domain-containing protein, with protein MEYQFDEISYYRLTEWQKKRVVETAKNLLEVDERVKLAYIFGGFTRRSSIRDVDIAVYAVPPFSFGELLSLNAKMELKLGLPVDLVQLQDLDPVFRLKILRYGLSILVGDGQLYHSLLAQAFSESWDLDVCRKDASRFVNSSLRR; from the coding sequence ATGGAATATCAGTTTGATGAAATATCGTATTATAGGCTTACTGAGTGGCAGAAGAAGAGAGTGGTTGAAACAGCTAAGAATTTGTTAGAAGTCGATGAAAGAGTGAAGTTAGCTTACATCTTCGGGGGTTTCACGCGAAGGAGTAGCATTAGAGATGTTGATATAGCAGTGTACGCGGTTCCGCCTTTTTCATTTGGTGAGCTTCTAAGTTTGAATGCCAAGATGGAGTTGAAGCTCGGTTTGCCTGTTGATTTGGTTCAGCTTCAAGACTTGGATCCTGTGTTTAGGTTAAAGATTTTGAGATATGGGTTGTCGATTTTGGTAGGGGATGGGCAATTGTACCATAGCTTATTGGCTCAGGCTTTTTCCGAATCTTGGGATTTAGACGTGTGTCGTAAGGATGCATCTAGATTCGTTAATTCTTCATTGAGGCGTTGA
- a CDS encoding NosD domain-containing protein, translating to MTTRTVALTTLTILLLMLLTFSMNIQKVSAENTIYIKADGSVDPSTAQIQRDIDVYTFRGDIYGSIVIQRNNTIIDGKDFTLEGNGTDSGIYSRGTHNLTVRNLRITKFSRGVYIQESPNSKITSNIVTNCTYGLLIDRSPQTTITDNIVTNNAWDGIFITASPNSVLTNNTVANHNKWGIYLGYSSGSTLQYNQMKNNSYNFGVSVDFIHNIDTSNTINNKPIYYWINEQNKQVPADAGYVAIINSYKIKVRSLQLSRNGQSVLIVSSENSIVENSNITNNGYYGIQIVNSNNNDIFNNTITNSDLGGIALISSKSNTIINNTVKTNGKGIYLDASNNNMIYQNNFINNTYQAFTQDSTNQWDSGQPLSGNYWSDYNGEDTDKDGTGDTPYIIDRTNKDNYPLVTTVKETNLNKTSSEPILLVIATVILISISAIAILIYFKKK from the coding sequence TTGACAACCAGAACCGTCGCGCTAACAACACTGACCATACTTCTCCTCATGCTTCTAACATTTTCAATGAACATACAGAAAGTCAGTGCGGAGAACACAATTTACATTAAAGCAGACGGTTCAGTAGACCCCTCAACTGCTCAAATTCAACGCGACATAGATGTTTACACATTTAGAGGCGACATTTACGGGTCGATCGTGATCCAGAGAAACAACACAATAATCGATGGAAAAGACTTCACCTTGGAAGGCAATGGAACAGACTCGGGAATTTATTCTCGCGGCACGCACAATCTAACTGTCAGAAACCTAAGAATAACCAAGTTCTCGCGAGGCGTCTACATTCAGGAATCCCCGAATAGTAAGATAACCAGCAACATTGTAACAAACTGCACATATGGCCTACTCATAGACCGATCACCTCAGACTACGATAACTGACAACATCGTAACAAACAACGCGTGGGACGGCATCTTCATCACCGCTTCACCCAACAGCGTTCTCACAAACAACACAGTTGCCAACCATAACAAATGGGGCATATACCTAGGATACTCATCCGGTTCCACGCTTCAATACAATCAAATGAAGAATAACAGCTACAACTTCGGAGTCTCAGTTGACTTCATCCACAACATCGACACTTCAAACACAATAAACAACAAACCAATCTACTACTGGATAAACGAGCAAAACAAGCAGGTCCCCGCAGATGCAGGATACGTGGCAATAATCAACTCCTACAAGATCAAAGTTCGAAGCCTACAACTAAGCAGAAACGGACAAAGCGTCCTGATAGTCAGTTCGGAAAACAGCATTGTGGAAAACTCCAACATCACAAACAACGGATACTATGGCATCCAAATAGTCAATTCCAACAACAATGACATATTCAACAACACCATAACAAACAGCGACTTGGGCGGCATAGCGCTAATCTCCTCCAAGAGCAACACAATAATCAACAACACAGTCAAAACCAACGGCAAAGGCATATACCTCGACGCTTCAAACAACAACATGATCTACCAAAACAACTTCATAAACAACACATACCAAGCCTTCACACAAGATTCAACCAACCAATGGGACAGCGGCCAACCTTTAAGCGGAAACTACTGGAGTGACTATAACGGAGAAGACACCGACAAAGACGGAACAGGCGACACCCCCTACATCATCGACCGAACAAACAAAGACAACTACCCACTCGTCACTACGGTTAAAGAAACCAACCTCAACAAAACCAGCTCGGAACCTATTCTCCTAGTAATAGCAACTGTAATTCTGATATCAATTTCCGCAATTGCGATTCTAATTTACTTCAAAAAGAAATAA